One region of Pogona vitticeps strain Pit_001003342236 chromosome 1, PviZW2.1, whole genome shotgun sequence genomic DNA includes:
- the PSMC6 gene encoding 26S proteasome regulatory subunit 10B, translating to MAEPRDKALQDYRKKLLEHKEIDGRLKELREQLKELTKQYEKSENDLKALQSVGQIVGEVLKQLTEEKFIVKATNGPRYVVGCRRQLDKSKLKPGTRVALDMTTLTIMRYLPREVDPLVYNMSHEDPGDVSYSEIGGLSEQIRELREVIELPLTNPELFQRVGIIPPKGCLLYGPPGTGKTLLARAVASQLDCNFLKVVSSSIVDKYIGESARLIREMFNYARDHQPCIIFMDEIDAIGGRRFSEGTSADREIQRTLMELLNQMDGFDTLHRVKMIMATNRPDTLDPALLRPGRLDRKIHIDLPNEQARLDILKIHAGPITKHGEIDYEAIVKLSDGFNGADLRNVCTEAGMFAIRADHDFVVQEDFMKAVRKVADSKKLESKLDYKPV from the exons ATGGCGGAGCCCCGCGACAAGGCGCTGCAGGACTATCGGAAGAAGCTGCTGGAGCACAAGGAGATCGACGGGCGCCTCAAAGAGC TAAGGGAACAGCTGAAGGAGCTCACCAAGCAGTATGAGAAATCTGAAAATGACCTTAAGGCTCTGCAAAGTGTTGGGCAG attgtCGGTGAGGTCCTTAAACAGTTAACGGAAGAGAAAT TCATCGTCAAAGCAACCAATGGACCAAGATACGTCGTTGGCTGCCGTCGTCAG CTTGATAAAAGTAAACTAAAGCCCGGGACAAGAGTGGCCCTGGACATGACCACCCTGACGATTATGAG GTACTTGCCAAGAGAAGTCGATCCACTGGTTTACAACATGTCGCACGAAGATCCCGGGGATGTGTCTTATTCTGAGATTGGCGGCTTGTCAGAACAAATCAGGGAACTCAGAGAG GTCATAGAGTTGCCGCTGACCAACCCAGAATTATTCCAGCGTGTGGGAATCATACCTCCCAAAGGATGCTTGCTGTATGGGCCACCAG GTACCGGGAAAACCCTCTTGGCCCGAGCCGTTGCCAGTCAACTGGACTGCAATTTCTTAAAG GTCGTGTCTAGTTCAATTGTAGACAAATACATTGGCGAGAGCGCCCGGCTGATCAGAGAGATGTTTAACTATGCCAGAGATCACCAGCCCTGCATCATCTTTATGGACGAAATTGACGCGATTG GTGGTCGTCGGTTTTCAGAGGGCACTTCAGCTGACAGAGAAATTCAAAGAACACTAATGGAG TTATTAAATCAAATGGATGGGTTCGACACCCTGCACAGAGTGAAGATGATCATGGCTACCAATAGACCAGACACGCTGGATCCAGCCTTGCTCCGTCCCGGAAGGCTGGACAGGAAAATTC ATATTGATTTGCCAAATGAACAAGCCAGGTTAGACATCCTGAAGATTCACGCTGGACCTATAACGAAACACGGAGAAATCG ATTATGAAGCAATTGTGAAGCTTTCAGACGGCTTTAATGGGGCAGACCTGAGAAATGTCTGTACTGAAGCAG GCATGTTTGCCATCCGCGCCGATCACGACTTTGTCGTTCAGGAAGACTTCATGAAAGCCGTTCGGAAAGTTGCAGATTCTAAGAAGCTGGAGTCGAAGTTGGATTACAAACCTGTCTAA